In Bythopirellula goksoeyrii, a single window of DNA contains:
- the panB gene encoding 3-methyl-2-oxobutanoate hydroxymethyltransferase: MANKEETANVPGRMTVPKFAALKGSGQKITMVTAYDYPFAKLVDEAGVEAVLVGDSMSMVVQGHDNTLPVTLDEMIYHAEMVGRAVNQALVIVDMPFPSYHLGKHKAIENAGRILKETRCQAVKLEGGADQAETIRALVSAGIPVMAHCGLRPQSVHQLGGYRVQRDAAALLHDSRAAAEAGAFSLVLECIPTEIAHEITEKISIPTIGIGAGPGCDGQVLVLHDVLGLTSGRVPRFVKEYANLRTTVTEAVRNYRDDVRGGEFPGKEHGFE; the protein is encoded by the coding sequence ATGGCTAACAAAGAAGAAACAGCCAATGTTCCCGGCCGCATGACGGTCCCCAAATTTGCCGCTCTCAAGGGTTCTGGGCAGAAGATCACCATGGTCACTGCCTACGACTATCCGTTTGCCAAGCTTGTAGATGAGGCAGGGGTCGAAGCGGTTCTAGTCGGCGACAGTATGTCGATGGTGGTGCAAGGGCACGACAACACATTGCCGGTCACTCTGGATGAAATGATTTATCATGCCGAGATGGTCGGGCGAGCGGTAAACCAGGCCTTGGTGATTGTCGACATGCCGTTTCCAAGCTATCACCTTGGCAAGCACAAGGCCATCGAGAACGCAGGTCGTATTCTTAAAGAGACTCGCTGCCAGGCGGTGAAGCTTGAAGGAGGAGCTGACCAGGCCGAGACCATTAGGGCATTGGTATCAGCAGGCATTCCGGTGATGGCTCATTGTGGACTTCGTCCGCAGAGCGTCCATCAACTGGGCGGCTATCGTGTCCAGCGCGATGCCGCGGCTCTCCTGCATGATTCCCGTGCAGCAGCCGAGGCAGGAGCATTTTCTCTGGTACTCGAATGCATCCCGACAGAGATTGCCCACGAGATCACGGAGAAGATTTCCATACCCACCATCGGGATCGGTGCCGGCCCGGGATGTGACGGTCAGGTGTTGGTCTTGCACGACGTGCTGGGGCTCACCAGCGGTCGAGTGCCCAGGTTTGTTAAAGAGTACGCCAACCTGCGAACTACGGTCACCGAGGCAGTGCGCAACTACCGCGATGATGTGCGGGGGGGAGAGTTCCCCGGCAAAGAACATGGATTTGAATAG
- a CDS encoding sigma-70 family RNA polymerase sigma factor, whose product MDASSAEEFVRLFSKSQHRILGFIHTLVPNLPEAEDVLQETSVILWKKWPEFQRDRDFVKWACGIARFEVFRILRQNKRTALYISESVLDQIADIALEDSKNNDRFEDTGTALSACLQELPESYQQIVNFRYQYNKTVQQIAKECGRPKSTVHDLLGKIRSRLLRCIRRRLSA is encoded by the coding sequence ATGGATGCCTCGTCAGCGGAAGAATTTGTTCGGCTTTTTTCCAAGAGTCAACACCGAATCCTTGGTTTTATTCACACGTTGGTACCAAATCTCCCCGAAGCAGAAGACGTCCTTCAAGAGACAAGTGTTATCCTATGGAAGAAGTGGCCCGAATTCCAAAGAGACCGAGACTTTGTAAAATGGGCATGCGGAATAGCCCGCTTCGAAGTGTTCCGCATCCTTCGTCAAAACAAGCGTACCGCATTGTATATCAGTGAATCCGTCTTAGATCAGATTGCTGACATCGCGTTGGAGGACTCGAAAAACAACGATAGGTTTGAAGACACCGGGACCGCCTTGAGTGCGTGCCTTCAGGAATTACCAGAATCCTACCAACAAATCGTCAATTTCAGATACCAGTACAACAAAACCGTGCAACAGATAGCAAAAGAATGTGGCCGCCCCAAGAGCACTGTCCATGACTTGCTAGGCAAGATTCGCTCTAGATTGTTGCGATGCATCAGACGGCGCCTAAGTGCATAG
- a CDS encoding thiol-disulfide oxidoreductase DCC family protein: MKNTSLPTPDERPNADVVVYDGDCRMCTAQVSKLPWWDCQGKLAYMSLHDPQVQTRWPDLTHERLMQEMCIVDSQGQRHWGPEAIRYLTGRLRRLWWAAPALHFPGSMVVWRPLYRWIAKNRYRLSGTHCDEGTCSLHR, translated from the coding sequence CTTCCCTTCCAACACCGGACGAGCGCCCCAATGCCGACGTCGTAGTCTATGACGGCGACTGCCGGATGTGTACTGCTCAGGTGAGTAAACTTCCCTGGTGGGACTGCCAGGGGAAACTGGCTTATATGTCGCTTCACGATCCCCAAGTGCAGACACGTTGGCCGGACCTGACGCATGAGCGGCTGATGCAGGAAATGTGCATCGTCGACTCCCAGGGTCAACGGCACTGGGGACCGGAAGCAATACGCTATCTCACGGGCCGACTGCGACGGCTCTGGTGGGCGGCACCAGCGTTGCATTTCCCTGGGAGCATGGTCGTTTGGCGACCACTCTACCGTTGGATTGCCAAGAACCGTTATCGTCTCAGTGGAACTCACTGCGACGAGGGAACGTGCAGTTTGCATAGGTGA
- a CDS encoding poly(ethylene terephthalate) hydrolase family protein: MGESETLRLRSNWLLLICLLVVLISSYLASLVQTSGGRVQVQEIKIPTQNGQWIVADLFKPRIATRKNPAPLVVVVPGFQRSKETLSNISLELARRNVVVIAIDPYAQGGSSSSTSRRSATTEGYGMFAVVNYAYDTPNLNYIDKSRIAATGHSAGGNAAIRGANYFGKIARKTEKPCKLNAIFVSGYVETMDNEVLQDVRCNVGMSYAKYDEGAYRTELKNGDMRFAPEALRLVNSGLLEKGPEIEEVEIGRYYGNKDDKNLRVVFNEGLLHPFQPYAIEPTENQLDYFKEVFQLDSGLPSKDQIWYWKELLTLLSSIAALVALVPLARLLLELPLFKDLAHPLPKALPKPHGKGRMIFWSLFFISAVVACFSYIPMAELSQRLFVAASSREQTWFFPQRMNNAVMLWAVLNGIVGFLLFFLSYYYHGRLHGVLPEMWGSRTNLVELTKTFLLSLLLFACFFQLLFAVHYFFHVDYRFVFFGARVFQPVMFILLSMYAPIFFLFFLSNSLRVNGAMRFEGEPEWKSMLLAGLANTIGLLLILVVQYSVFALTGTVYWTDGWLYVNLLFAVVPIMFILPYFNRYFFRLTGRIYLGPMTTCLVFVMILLSNTVCYIPL; the protein is encoded by the coding sequence ATGGGAGAAAGTGAAACGCTAAGATTGAGAAGCAATTGGCTCTTATTGATTTGCCTGCTGGTGGTGTTGATCTCAAGTTACCTTGCTTCCTTGGTGCAAACATCCGGAGGACGAGTCCAAGTTCAAGAAATCAAAATACCGACGCAAAATGGCCAATGGATTGTAGCTGATCTATTTAAGCCTAGAATCGCAACTAGGAAGAATCCTGCTCCACTTGTAGTGGTTGTTCCCGGCTTTCAACGCTCGAAAGAAACACTTTCGAACATCTCCCTCGAATTGGCCCGTCGCAACGTCGTAGTTATTGCAATCGACCCATACGCTCAGGGAGGATCTAGCTCCTCGACAAGTAGACGTTCTGCAACGACTGAGGGCTACGGTATGTTTGCCGTTGTGAACTACGCTTATGACACTCCTAACTTGAATTACATCGACAAGAGTCGAATTGCAGCGACGGGACATTCTGCCGGAGGGAATGCTGCTATTCGGGGGGCAAACTATTTTGGGAAGATCGCCAGAAAGACTGAAAAGCCTTGCAAATTGAATGCAATTTTCGTTTCTGGGTACGTAGAGACGATGGACAACGAGGTTTTGCAAGATGTCCGCTGCAATGTGGGAATGAGCTACGCCAAATATGACGAAGGGGCATATCGAACCGAGTTGAAAAATGGGGATATGCGGTTCGCTCCAGAAGCCCTAAGACTGGTCAATTCCGGTCTTCTTGAAAAGGGACCCGAAATTGAAGAAGTTGAAATCGGTCGTTACTACGGCAACAAGGACGACAAGAATTTGCGAGTTGTGTTTAACGAAGGATTGCTGCATCCTTTTCAACCCTATGCCATCGAGCCTACCGAAAATCAGCTGGACTATTTTAAAGAAGTTTTTCAACTCGACAGCGGGCTACCAAGCAAGGATCAGATTTGGTATTGGAAAGAGTTGCTAACTTTACTCTCCTCGATTGCAGCATTAGTGGCGCTTGTACCTCTTGCTCGATTGCTTTTGGAGCTTCCTTTATTCAAGGATTTAGCGCACCCACTTCCAAAGGCACTACCAAAACCACATGGAAAAGGGAGAATGATTTTCTGGAGCCTCTTCTTTATTTCTGCTGTGGTTGCTTGTTTTTCATACATCCCGATGGCCGAGCTATCTCAAAGGCTCTTTGTCGCTGCCTCAAGCCGAGAACAAACTTGGTTCTTTCCACAACGCATGAACAATGCCGTCATGCTGTGGGCAGTCTTGAATGGTATCGTGGGATTTTTGTTGTTTTTTCTCTCTTACTACTACCACGGAAGGCTTCATGGCGTCCTTCCGGAAATGTGGGGATCGAGAACGAATCTTGTTGAACTCACCAAGACATTCCTGCTCTCCTTATTGCTTTTCGCTTGCTTTTTTCAATTGCTATTTGCCGTACATTATTTCTTCCATGTGGACTACCGTTTTGTCTTTTTTGGGGCACGAGTTTTTCAGCCAGTCATGTTTATTCTGTTAAGCATGTACGCCCCTATCTTCTTCTTGTTTTTCCTTTCCAATTCATTGCGTGTTAATGGCGCCATGCGATTCGAAGGAGAACCTGAATGGAAGAGCATGCTACTAGCTGGTTTGGCTAACACCATCGGGCTTCTGCTCATTCTAGTCGTGCAGTATTCCGTGTTCGCGCTCACAGGGACTGTGTACTGGACCGATGGATGGCTGTATGTTAACTTGCTTTTCGCAGTCGTTCCGATCATGTTTATTTTACCATACTTTAATCGTTACTTCTTTCGATTGACTGGTAGGATCTACTTGGGACCAATGACCACTTGTCTAGTATTTGTGATGATCCTCCTTTCCAACACGGTCTGCTACATTCCTCTCTGA
- a CDS encoding DUF1559 domain-containing protein, with product MIESSRKSLAQGLTLIELLVVISIIGILVSLLLPAVQAAREAARRTQCTNHLRQIGLALMNYESAHGSLPKGDWRQRMRSSNIDSLGTWVSVTLPYLEEANLHQRIDFSKPFFEQQELTESLLPHHIFFDTHICPSNGRMDLIRWNNAHYGARGNYAANAGWAGPDSGVWMNDIQWEQIGTDGRGHPENPTGVEFIAHNGRTIHSAISGFGPFMVNKGIALQEATDGTSHTVAVSEVRNVEGDDIRGSLHFGGGVMYLHSEVPNTAIQDFTRLCVSTMEAPCVSTEETWRGYHKLSARSAHPGGVNVLYLDSSVRFVGNQIDRNMWKAVSTFAGEELSSSNY from the coding sequence ATGATTGAGAGTTCCCGAAAATCACTGGCACAAGGCCTTACTCTGATCGAGTTGCTCGTGGTCATTTCGATCATCGGCATTCTCGTGTCTTTGCTGCTGCCAGCGGTGCAGGCTGCCCGCGAAGCAGCCAGACGTACGCAATGTACAAACCATCTCCGGCAAATCGGCTTGGCCCTTATGAACTATGAGTCCGCTCATGGCTCACTGCCTAAGGGGGACTGGAGGCAGCGCATGAGATCGTCGAATATCGACTCGCTTGGGACATGGGTATCCGTCACCTTGCCCTATCTGGAGGAAGCCAACCTACATCAAAGAATAGACTTCTCCAAACCGTTTTTCGAACAGCAGGAGCTCACTGAATCTCTGCTGCCACATCACATATTCTTTGACACCCATATTTGTCCCTCCAATGGACGCATGGATTTAATCCGGTGGAATAACGCTCACTACGGGGCACGCGGCAATTACGCAGCCAATGCTGGCTGGGCGGGTCCAGATAGTGGCGTATGGATGAACGACATCCAATGGGAGCAGATCGGCACTGACGGCAGAGGGCATCCAGAAAACCCGACTGGAGTTGAGTTCATTGCTCACAATGGCAGGACGATTCACTCAGCCATCTCAGGATTTGGACCTTTCATGGTAAACAAAGGAATTGCACTTCAGGAAGCCACCGACGGAACTAGCCACACGGTAGCAGTTTCGGAGGTCCGCAATGTGGAAGGAGATGATATCCGCGGTTCGCTTCACTTTGGCGGGGGTGTCATGTATCTCCACAGTGAGGTGCCGAATACTGCGATCCAAGATTTTACTCGTTTGTGTGTTAGTACTATGGAGGCACCTTGTGTATCGACAGAAGAAACTTGGAGAGGCTACCACAAACTTTCTGCCCGTAGTGCCCATCCTGGCGGCGTGAATGTCCTCTACCTGGATTCAAGTGTCCGGTTCGTCGGCAATCAGATTGATCGTAACATGTGGAAAGCCGTTTCTACCTTTGCAGGTGAGGAACTCTCAAGTAGCAACTACTGA
- a CDS encoding LamG-like jellyroll fold domain-containing protein: MEFEKIKHLHALASRLCDGDIDAKQLKELSALLDNDKDAIQEYLDYTSLHLNLSHKLRVNLAPNEFGDAVKSRLSEDANNASVASQVTRQSSKAIRAVTIFSLAASVLIVAAFLLHSYKSQSTFTARIIQKIDCDWDDERWGAPQSAFLEVGREIKLDRGLMVLEFGNGAEVTLEGPIHFSVLAHDRGNLQEGRLTASVPKGGRGFTVQIPFGEVIDLGTRFGVLVHEAGDCEAHVFQGNVLVRSNLGIQNQPFQEWKLTADEAIKLSPASHKIHHLAAQSAEFVSYSRSNIVASYTGDSSLPISDSSELVLWLDAGRGLQLDSSNRVIEWGDLSFSTDSPVNNAWQVDVVDRPLWIKETADGRPSVRFDGASHLVTTPFLSGQEITIVGVLLAHNQEQHNRQRGQLLSFNSTPNLLLETTLDKQFAGVLSTRTLASKGQRKVLVKCPLPSADMPKVYALVYSNIRNRVAVYVNGELVAESQAPSISMTRSPKFIGNSIQGDRGFVGDVHELLIFDTALTSDRCVQVCNSLMEKYRIAATQKEPRVLSGLIPDEQ; the protein is encoded by the coding sequence ATGGAATTTGAAAAAATAAAACATCTGCACGCCCTTGCGTCACGACTCTGCGACGGGGACATCGATGCCAAACAGTTAAAAGAGCTATCGGCATTGTTGGACAATGATAAAGATGCGATTCAAGAGTACTTAGATTATACTTCGCTACATCTTAATCTTAGTCACAAGTTAAGAGTAAACCTCGCTCCAAATGAGTTTGGTGATGCAGTAAAATCTAGGCTTAGTGAGGATGCCAATAACGCAAGTGTTGCCAGTCAAGTTACTAGGCAGAGTTCGAAGGCCATCCGTGCCGTTACCATTTTTTCTTTAGCTGCCTCTGTCTTGATCGTGGCAGCTTTCTTGCTTCATTCATACAAATCCCAATCCACTTTTACTGCTCGAATCATTCAGAAGATCGATTGTGATTGGGACGATGAGCGCTGGGGAGCACCTCAATCCGCTTTCTTGGAGGTCGGCCGTGAAATTAAGCTAGATCGTGGCCTCATGGTCTTGGAGTTCGGAAACGGAGCCGAAGTTACTTTGGAAGGTCCTATCCATTTCAGCGTGTTGGCCCATGATCGCGGAAACTTGCAGGAGGGTAGATTGACTGCAAGCGTTCCCAAAGGTGGTCGAGGCTTTACCGTGCAGATTCCATTTGGAGAAGTAATTGACCTTGGGACTCGCTTTGGTGTTTTGGTCCACGAAGCAGGAGATTGCGAAGCGCATGTATTTCAGGGCAATGTCTTGGTGCGCAGTAATCTTGGGATTCAAAACCAACCGTTCCAGGAATGGAAGCTGACTGCCGACGAAGCGATTAAGCTATCGCCGGCATCACACAAGATTCACCATCTAGCTGCCCAATCCGCCGAATTCGTTAGCTATTCGCGGTCCAATATAGTCGCTTCCTACACAGGAGATTCATCACTTCCTATTTCAGATAGCAGTGAGCTCGTCCTGTGGCTTGATGCAGGAAGGGGTCTGCAGCTTGATTCTAGTAATCGAGTAATAGAGTGGGGAGATTTGAGTTTTAGCACCGATTCGCCTGTAAATAATGCTTGGCAGGTCGATGTCGTCGATCGTCCTCTTTGGATAAAAGAAACGGCGGACGGTAGACCTTCCGTCCGCTTTGACGGTGCCTCACATCTCGTGACAACTCCATTCCTCTCAGGTCAGGAAATAACTATTGTCGGCGTTCTACTAGCCCACAATCAAGAACAGCACAATCGCCAACGTGGGCAGCTCTTATCTTTCAATTCCACGCCAAATCTTCTTCTCGAGACCACCCTCGACAAGCAATTTGCTGGCGTGCTATCCACACGAACACTCGCTAGCAAGGGCCAGCGGAAAGTCCTCGTGAAATGCCCACTTCCTAGTGCGGATATGCCAAAAGTCTACGCACTCGTTTATAGCAACATTAGGAATAGAGTGGCGGTTTATGTGAACGGTGAACTCGTTGCCGAATCTCAAGCACCATCGATATCCATGACTCGTTCTCCAAAGTTTATCGGCAACTCTATCCAGGGAGATCGCGGGTTTGTCGGAGATGTTCATGAATTACTCATTTTCGATACTGCTCTGACTTCGGATCGATGTGTTCAGGTTTGTAACTCACTCATGGAAAAATATCGAATCGCTGCAACACAAAAAGAACCGAGGGTGCTTTCAGGTCTTATTCCTGATGAACAGTAA